From Drosophila miranda strain MSH22 chromosome Y unlocalized genomic scaffold, D.miranda_PacBio2.1 Contig_Y6_pilon, whole genome shotgun sequence, one genomic window encodes:
- the LOC117195135 gene encoding uncharacterized protein LOC117195135 translates to MASMGPPPVLSSLWTGGASPDSRGDYYDDPHEETKKEESCSCQSQTCQSQSEFSSIERTESDSEWEELSDGPSPRVSPLESLGAVVLSTVQPEHCQRMVALYHLVLETAVVKVVLLVLQLLCCAVFWLVEKTVGFNETVGSKRHRLWNSKFKLRTIQRQLLWLMANARGVETLVFFAVLMTTPWLFSLSLLGFILSLAALLKKTVLE, encoded by the exons ATGGCTTCGATGGGACCACCGCCCGTGTTGAGCTCCCTCTGGACAGGCGGCGCTTCTCCGGACAGCCGCGGAGACTACTACGACGACCCCCACGAAGA GACCAAGAAGGAGGAGTCGTgctcctgtcagagccagacctgtcagagccagagcgagttcaGCTCGATAGAGCGCACCGAGTCGGACTCGGAGTGGGAGGAGCTCTCCGACGGCCCTTCCCCCAGGGTCTCCCCGCTGGAGTCCCTCGGCGCAGTCGTGCTCTCCACAGTGCAGCCGGAGCACTGTCAGCGCATGGTGGCCTTGTACCACCTCGTCTTGGAGACCGCTGTGGTCAAggtcgtgctgctggtgctgcaactgctgtgcTGCGCGGTGTTCTGGCTGGTCGAGAAGACCGTGGGCTTCAACGAAACCGTCGGCTCGAAGCGCCACCGATTGTGGAACAGCAAGTTCAAGCTGCGCACCATCCAGCGCCAGTTGCTGTGGCTCATGGCCAATGCCCGGGGCGTCGAGACGCTCGTCTTCTTTGCCGTGCTCATGACCACGCCCTGGCTGTTCTCCCTCAGCCTCCTGGGATTCATCCTGTCCCTGgcggcgctcctgaagaagacc GTGCTGGAATAA